One Ignavibacterium album JCM 16511 genomic region harbors:
- the phoU gene encoding phosphate signaling complex protein PhoU: MQRLLDEHLEKLKTRILKMCSLVDEQFQLAVKAVEEENLDVARLVIERDSKVDKYDLKIEKICQKIFALSQPVAMDLRLIMSSMTLNTDLERIGDISVNICENILLIQKKPDFYNRTKLPEMFQLTKEVLKNAIDAYINGNAELAKKVIVSDDMIDKLNAENHTILKSIMKENPDNIEPAVALLVISRELERVADHSTNIAEDVFFIVEAQLIKHKYEKYIFGEEEEDDKD; the protein is encoded by the coding sequence ATGCAAAGATTATTAGATGAGCATCTAGAAAAATTAAAAACAAGAATTCTGAAAATGTGCAGTCTGGTTGACGAACAATTTCAGTTAGCTGTTAAAGCAGTTGAAGAAGAGAATCTTGATGTAGCCAGACTTGTCATCGAAAGAGATTCAAAAGTTGATAAGTATGACTTAAAGATTGAAAAAATTTGTCAGAAAATTTTTGCATTATCACAACCTGTTGCAATGGATTTAAGATTGATAATGTCTTCAATGACATTGAATACTGACCTTGAAAGGATTGGTGATATCTCAGTTAACATTTGTGAAAACATTTTATTGATTCAGAAGAAACCAGATTTTTATAACCGTACTAAACTTCCTGAGATGTTTCAGCTTACCAAAGAGGTTCTGAAGAATGCAATTGATGCTTATATAAATGGAAATGCTGAGCTTGCAAAGAAAGTAATTGTATCTGATGATATGATTGATAAACTGAATGCAGAGAATCATACTATTCTCAAGTCAATAATGAAAGAAAATCCTGACAACATTGAACCTGCAGTGGCATTATTGGTTATATCAAGAGAACTTGAGAGAGTTGCTGATCATTCTACAAATATTGCAGAAGATGTTTTCTTTATTGTCGAAGCTCAGTTAATCAAACATAAATATGAAAAATATATATTCGGTGAAGAAGAGGAAGACGACAAAGATTAG
- the pstB gene encoding phosphate ABC transporter ATP-binding protein PstB: MKEQTVETTQHTEKQKASDRVKIAVNNLNFYYGDVIALKNINMKIPSNNVTALIGPSGCGKSTFLRTLNRMNELIDDVRVEGEILIDGQNIYQSGIDVVELRKRVGMIFQKSNPFPKSIYENVAFGLRIGGLGRKSKNELDEIVERSLKQAALWDEVKDRLNESALGLSGGQQQRLCIARALAIEPEILLMDEPASALDPISTAKVEELIHQLRKNYTIVIVTHNLQQAARVSDYTAFFYLGSLIEFDKTSKIFTNPSNKQTEDYITGRFG; encoded by the coding sequence ATGAAAGAACAGACAGTGGAAACGACACAGCATACTGAAAAACAAAAAGCATCAGACAGAGTAAAGATTGCAGTTAATAATCTTAACTTCTATTATGGTGATGTAATTGCATTGAAGAACATCAATATGAAAATTCCTTCAAACAATGTTACAGCACTCATTGGTCCTTCCGGTTGTGGTAAATCAACATTCCTCAGAACCTTAAACAGAATGAATGAATTGATTGATGATGTTAGAGTTGAGGGAGAAATTTTAATCGATGGTCAGAATATTTACCAGAGCGGAATTGATGTTGTTGAACTCAGAAAAAGAGTTGGAATGATTTTCCAGAAATCAAATCCTTTTCCCAAATCAATTTATGAGAATGTTGCGTTTGGATTAAGAATCGGTGGACTTGGTAGAAAATCTAAAAATGAACTTGATGAAATTGTTGAAAGAAGTCTGAAACAAGCAGCATTGTGGGATGAGGTCAAAGATCGTCTGAATGAATCTGCACTTGGCTTGTCAGGTGGCCAGCAGCAAAGACTTTGCATTGCAAGAGCTTTGGCAATCGAGCCAGAAATATTATTGATGGATGAACCTGCAAGTGCTCTTGATCCGATTTCCACAGCAAAGGTTGAAGAGCTTATCCATCAGCTAAGAAAAAATTATACAATTGTGATTGTTACACACAATCTTCAGCAGGCGGCAAGAGTAAGTGATTACACGGCTTTCTTCTATCTCGGCAGTCTGATTGAATTTGATAAAACATCAAAAATATTTACAAATCCTTCAAACAAACAGACGGAAGATTACATTACAGGAAGGTTTGGTTAA